A genomic stretch from Fusarium musae strain F31 chromosome 9, whole genome shotgun sequence includes:
- a CDS encoding hypothetical protein (EggNog:ENOG41) has translation MHSSPKAPLTAANVVITPGAIMANYLVLAAICGPNDHIVCQYPTYGQLYLLPRYKGVDVSLWAMNEKDNWSSDVAELASMIKPNTKAIIINNPNNPTGAVISKDKLEEILALAQEHGIVVFSDEVYSPLFHTSNRPPPLVSLGYNRTISTGSVSKAHGLPGLRVGWVVSQNAQILRRVTTLRDYTTTSVSQLDDSVAAFALSEEVLPRLMEQNMKTCAESIVILDEFVKRNARRCRWAKPDGAATAFVQILNEDGSAADDVAFSKQLAEQEGIVVLPGGYCFGKPGANGLRGYIRLPLGQPRLLDAALETLEKFIHKQTHF, from the exons ATGCACTCCTCGCCCAAAGCCCCATTAACAGCTGCTAATGTGGTTATCACACCGGGTGCCATTATGGCAAACTATCTCGTTTTGGCTGCAATTTGTGGCCCTAATGACCATATAGTCTGCCAGTACCCCACGTATGGGCAGCTATATCTTTTGCCAAGGTATAAGGGAGTTGATGTCAGCTTGTGGGCTATGAATGAGAAAGATAATTGGTCCTCTGATGTGGCAGAGCTTGCTAGTATGATTAAGCCTAATActaaggctattattattaa TAACCCAAATAATCCTACCGGAGCTGTCATTTCTAAGGATAAACTGGAGGAGATCTTGGCCCTCGCCCAAGAGCATGGCATTGTAGTCTTCTCTGATGAAGTTTACAGCCCTCTATTTCACACGAGCAACCGCCCGCCGCCTCTAGTCTCTTTGGGCTATAACCGTACCATCTCAACTGGTTCTGTCTCTAAGGCTCACGGCTTACCTGGGCTTAGAGTAGGCTGGGTAGTATCGCAAAATGCACAAATCTTGCGGCGGGTTACAACACTCCGAGACTATACAACTACCAGCGTATCGCAACTCGATGATAGTGTTGCTGCATTTGCGTTGAGCGAGGAGGTCTTACCCCGGCTAATGGAGCAAAACATGAAGACCTGCGCCGAAAGTATAGTCATACTCGACGAGTTCGTTAAGCGCAATGCCCGGCGATGCCGATGGGCTAAGCCGGATGGGGCAGCGACGGCTTTCGTTCAAATTTTGAACGAGGACGGATCCGCGGCGGATGACGTCGCGTTCAGCAAACAGTTAGCTGAGCAAGAGGGTATCGTCGTTCTGCCCGGAGGATATTGTTTCGGTAAACCTGGAGCGAATGGTTTGAGAGGGTACATTAGACTCCCACTCGGCCAGCCAAGGCTATTGGACGCTGCATTGGAGACGCTGGAGAAGTTTATCCATAAGCAGACACACTTCTAG
- a CDS encoding hypothetical protein (EggNog:ENOG41), which yields MSEHREIPKFTVDLSLPPETRYDHIVPHFKTAVDSCDLPSLFYALLDELVGKSAGRILAAISPLLMRHVHSDEENAELIGISRAIGIPMHILVAFNVLLDLLLGCTSGGVRTLDPDSGGNATRILHFRTLDWEMHPLRNIIVELDFVRTPSGPAIATTVGYNQAMVVLGQRQSISSSLREILLGDSTMPEKQSDEAHETNDISDDLQNRYVQQVLTKLSTSNSTAAYLILCQPDRVLVIEKDNHSASIRESDTFLTAYNHDVKDEDNPELLQQAAAELAAGEDATGMADLVAYSLERKHDLDKLWKKCVRNCRRRYKLRNDVVTREDVVKFLQNDMIRNEETHYAVIMDPKEGKVMWRSAYEYVSEGEDGSSEET from the exons ATGTCGGAACATCGTGAAATCCCCAAATTTACCGTCGATCTATCTCTCCCTCCCGAGACCCGCTACGACCATATCGTTCCGCACTTCAAGACCGCCGTGGACTCGTGCGATTTACCCTCCCTGTTCTACGCCCTCCTCGATGAGCTCGTCGGAAAATCCGCAGGGAGAATATTGGCTGCGATCTCGCCGCTGCTCATGCGACACGTTCATTCAGATGAGGAAAATGCAGAATTGATCGGTATCTCGAGAGCGATCGGCATTCCCATGCACATCCTCGTTGCTTTCAATGTTCTCTTAGATCTTTTGCTGGGATGCACGAGCGGTGGAGTCAGAACTCTTGATCCAGATTCTGGTGGGAACGCGACGCGGATACTTCATTTTCGGACCCTTGACTGGGAGATGCATCCATTGAGAAACATCATTGTCGAACTCGATTTTGTGCGTACGCCTAGCGGTCCGGCCATTGCGACGACGGTCGG ATACAACCAGGCCATGGTTGTTCTTGGGCAGCGGCAGTCCATCTCGAGCAGTCTAAGAGAGATTCTACTAGGCGACTCTACGATGCCGGAGAAACAGTCCGATGAAGCGCACGAGACGAACGATATTAGCGACGATTTGCAGAACCGATATGTACAACAAGTCCTCACAAAACTCTCAACGTCCAATTCAACCGCCGCATATCTCATCCTCTGCCAGCCAGACCGCGTCTTAGTCATCGAGAAAGACAATCACAGCGCATCAATCCGCGAATCCGACACATTCCTAACCGCCTACAACCACGACGTCAAAGACGAAGACAACCCCGAGCTTCTCCAACAAGCGGCAGCAGAACTCGCAGCCGGCGAAGATGCAACGGGCATGGCAGACTTGGTGGCCTATTCACTTGAACGAAAGCACGATTTGGATAAGCTATGGAAGAAATGTGTTCGGAATTGTAGAAGACGGTACAAACTGCGGAATGATGTTGTGACGAGGGAGGATGTGGTGAAGTTTTTGCAGAATGATATGATTAGGAATGAGGAGACGCATTACGCCGTCATCATGGATCCGAAGGAGGGGAAGGTCATGTGGCGCAGTGCGTATGAGTATGTGAGTGAGGGTGAAGACGGGAGTTCGGAGGAGACTTGA
- a CDS encoding hypothetical protein (EggNog:ENOG41), whose translation MKLNFLLAAALATCAMAASTTETTTKTEHHSTKTETAKASATSHSTSKSKGAAAPTMGADILGMAGIAGIAVAMAI comes from the exons ATGAAGCTGAACTTCCTCCTCGCTGCTGCTCTGGCCACCTGCGCCATGGCCGCTTCCACCACtgagaccaccaccaa GACTGAGCATCACTCTaccaagaccgagaccgCCAAGGCCAGCGCCACCTCTCACTCCAcctccaagtccaagggCGCTGCTGCTCCTACCATGGGTGCCGATATCCTCGGAATGGCTGGCATTGCTGGTATTGCCGTTGCCATGGCCATCTAA
- a CDS encoding hypothetical protein (EggNog:ENOG41) has product MFSAFRISHSPEVTSLIKKHGVNDALFIKNLGYFTHIDLNKIGDQSFTAMSVGVRKIASGLRDPIGLTASEYAVLAFWSNLLGKRARIIYEAREKTGPYSKPDLDFIRWTVNAMRREVATTDTMLAEFCTEHGDILDVEYEMRTEEGMKRLLTGNVKPQQEYRSGEEKVAARVSVLDSLPIEDQDMDKMTDPKQISTLAGVDMAISRINAYRERLDSERTRLENDVKALCHDKEFAEKRLKALNEKRGYLRTEKQ; this is encoded by the exons ATGTTTTCGGCTTTCAGAATTAGTCACTCACCTGAGGTGACATCcctcatcaagaagcatgGTGTTAACGATGCACTATTTATCAAGAATCTCGGGTATTTCACCCACATCGACCTCAACAAGATTGGTGACCAGAGCTTCACTGCCATGAGCGTCGGCGTACGTAAGATCGCGTCTGGTTTAAGAGACCCCATTGGCTTAACTGCATCCGAGTATGCCGTCCTGGCCTTTTGGTCAAACCTTCTCGGAA AGCGTGCACGTATAATATATGAGGCACGAGAGAAGACCGGGCCGTATTCGAAGCCTGACCTAGACTTCATCCGTTGGACTGTTAATGCCATGAGGAGGGAGGTTGCGACAACAGATACAATGTTGGCTGAATTCTGTACAGAGCATGGAGATATCCTGGACGTGGAGTATGAGATGCGCACCGAAGAAGGGATGAAACGTCTCTTGACTGGAAACGTGAAGCCTCAACAAGAGTACAGATCTGGAGAAGAAAAGGTGGCTGCTCGAGTGAGTGTGCTTGATTCTCTTCCCATCGAGGATCAAGACATGGATAAGATGACAGATCCAAAACAAATCAGCACGCTGGCTGGAGTAGACATGGCTATCTCGCGCATCAACGCGTATAGAGAAAGGCTTGATAGCGAGAGAACTCGTCTCGAGAATGATGTAAAGGCTCTTTGTCATGATAAAGAGTTCGCTGAAAAGAGACTCAAGGCATTGAATGAGAAGCGCGGTTATCTCAGGACCGAGAAGCAGTAG
- a CDS encoding hypothetical protein (EggNog:ENOG41), protein MDSSSSDRPFNKAGYSPRPSGLLLALLLAQRNIPSVVLESWPHLDTRLRATQYGVPATRVFRRAGILDDIRKASIARFPSICWRRVSDHEKLISLDLSLVEDDPDRMTILPLGEIIQILYRHCLERGEGLIDVRFNHEVTDVGQDDNSAYVDVNIKGEGGSENARITADYVVGCDGASSAVRRSLFGREWPGQTLPYRFVVQNVYYDGFQKHDWDGGNYMVDNDHWGLIARRGKGGLWRVTYGDPVTGLTDEEYLARRPSHMKAMLPGHPDPEQYRIEHTNIYNIHNRCAESFKVGRVILAGDAAHVCNPMGGYGCMTAVLDVGGLADCFIGYYHGLADEDILDKYAEVRRDIFVRYVDPRSIKNLNRVARSDPQTVLETDKFFGILKDLQQDGNDMRAFLLVSN, encoded by the exons ATGgactcatcttcctcagatCGACCTTTCAATAAGGCAGGATACTCTCCAC GCCCCTCAGGGCTACTattggctcttcttcttgcacAGAGAAATATCCCCTCTGTTGTTCTGGAGTCGTGGCCGCATCTTGACACGCGCCTACGAGCAACGCAGTATGGAGTCCCCGCCACCCGCGTCTTCCGTCGCGCAGGCATACTTGATGACATTCGCAAAGCCAGTATCGCAAGGTTTCCGAGCATTTGCTGGAGACGCGTCTCAGACCACGAGAAGCTGATTAGCCTGGACCTATcacttgttgaagatgatcccGATCGCATGACAATCTTACCTCTTGGCGAGATCATACAAATCCTATACCGACATTGCCttgagagaggagagggacTTATCGACGTCAGGTTCAATCACGAAGTCACAGATGTCGGCCAGGATGACAATTCTGCCTATGTTGACGTCAACATTAAAGGCGAGGGGGGTTCAGAAAATGCTCGTATCACTGCTGACTACGTCGTGGGATGCGACGGAGCATCTAGTGCTGTCAGACGCTCATTGTTCGGAAGAGAATGGCCTGGCCAGACACTACCTTATCGATTTGTTGTTCAGAAT GTCTACTACGATGGCTTCCAGAAGCATGATTGGGACGGTGGAAATTACATGGTCGACAATGATCACTGGGGCCTGATCGCTCGCAGAGGAAAGGGGGGCTTATGGCGTGTCACCTACGGAGACCCAGTCACGGGCTTGACAGACGAAGAGTACCTGGCCCGTCGACCTTCACACATGAAAGCAATGCTCCCAGGACATCCTGACCCAGAACAGTACCGAATCGAACACACCAACATATACAACATACACAATCGTTGCGCTGAGAGCTTCAAGGTCGGTCGTGTCATTTTAGCCGGTGATGCAGCGCATGTCTGCAACCCTATGGGAGGATATGGTTGCATGACTGCCGTGTTGGACGTCGGTGGTCTGGCAGATTGCTTCATCGGATATTACCACGGGCTGGCGGACGAGGATATCCTTGACAAGTATGCAGAGGTCCGACGGGATATCTTTGTCAGATATGTTGATCCACGATCGATCAAGAATCTCAATCGCGTGGCGAGATCTGATCCTCAGACGGTCTTGGAAACAGACAAGTTCTTCGGTATTCTTAAGGACCTCCAACAGGATGGCAACGACATGAGGGCGTTTCTGTTGGTAAGTAACTAG
- a CDS encoding hypothetical protein (EggNog:ENOG41): MADQKTEISKRSPNEQIDLQDGSSHETHPDTYNVALKLAEAHAEDEMCLTYALQYYDKVMIGHGAIFGLREDLDIIQGLRYSNCTMIFFCGFIVGCYPLSILGQKFPTAKVCAAICLLWGIVVLSTPACTSYSGFMANRFFLGLIEAGVSPLFMLVTSKWYTNEEQVLRMGFWYSSGGAVNLVSPLINYGLGSINSSIAGWRILYIFAGALTLLWSFVVYALFPDSPVTAKRLTEDERALAILRLRKNNTGFENTRLKPRQIWETLVSYQFWSLCLLGMLCSTATSAANTFSSLVFKGLGFSVFHTLLLNIPLGAISIFTVVGSGWLGRTLPNMRHHIYAIACLPVITGCVLLWQLPASQTAGRIVGIYLVSFFGSCYVQVIAFGTCNFAGYTKKTIVSAGIFVGYCLGNIIGPLLFDA, translated from the exons ATGGCCGACCAAAAGACTGAAATCTCAAAGAGATCACCTAACGAGCAAATTGACCTTCAAGATGGCTCGTCGCACGAAACGCACCCGGACACGTACAACGTGGCACTCAAGCTTGCAGAAGCCCATGCCGAGGATGAA ATGTGTTTGACCTACGCTTTGCAATACTATGACAAGGTCATGATAGGCCACGGCGCCATCTTTGGGCTCAGAGAAGATCTGGATATTATCCAAGGTCTGCGATACTCGAACTGCACtatgatcttcttctgtggTTTCATCGTCGGCTGTTATCCC CTCTCCATCTTGGGTCAGAAATTCCCTACTGCAAAGGTGTGCGCGGCCATTTGCCTTCTCTGGGGTATAGTCGTGCTCTCCACTCCAGCCTGCACCTCCTACTCAGGCTTTATGGCCAATCGCTTCTTTCTAGGCCTCATTGAAGCCGGTGTTTCCCCATTATTCATGCTCGTTACTTCAAAGTGGTATACCAATGAAGAACAAGTCCTCAGAATGGGCTTCTGGTATTCCAGTGGCGGAGCGGTCAACCTCGTCTCGCCGCTGATCAACTACGGACTTGGAAGCATCAATAGCAGTATCGCTGGTTGGCGCATCTTATACATCTTCGCCGGTGCCCTCACTCTTCTCTGGTCTTTTGTTGTCTATGCCCTTTTCCCCGATTCACCTGTCACGGCAAAACGCCTTACGGAGGACGAACGAGCACTGGCCATTCTGCGGCTGCGAAAGAATAATACTGGCTTCGAGAACACCCGTTTGAAGCCACGGCAGATTTGGGAGACGCTGGTGAGTTACCAGTTCTGGTCCCTCTGCTTGCTCGGAATGCTGTGTAGTACAGCCACAAGCGCTGCCAACACATTTTCAAGCTTGGTCTTCAAAGGTCTAGGCTTCAGCGTGTTTCACACCCTGCTACTCAATATCCCTTTGGgagccatctccatcttcactgTTGTTGGATCTGGGTGGCTTGGGCGGACGTTGCCCAACATGAGACATCATATTTATGCCATCGCATGCCTTCCAGTTATCACAGGTTGCGTTCTATTGTGGCAACTACCTGCTAGTCAAACTGCTGGGCGAATTGTCGGTATTTACCTGGTTTCGTTCTTTGGGTCCTGTTATGTTCAGGTTATTGCCTTTGGCACCTGCAACTTTGCCGGCTATACCAAGAAGACGATTGTGTCTGCTGGCATTTTTGTTGGTTATTGCCTTGGTAACATCATCGGTCCGCTTCTATTTGATGCGTAA
- a CDS encoding hypothetical protein (EggNog:ENOG41): MYQLDPVNAAFAAKIASSPSPRETGNCQQAVDNLEELQKPKPAQDIQTDALEVSGKYGPTTVVLVRSKSLVNKSLPMVFYTHGGGYMMDRL; encoded by the exons ATGTATCAACTCGATCCCGTCAATGCCGCTTTTGCTGCAAAGATTGCTAGCTCACCATCTCCGCGCGAGACAGGAAACTGCCAACAGGCCGTCGATAACCTCGAAGAACTTCAGAAACCCAAGCCAGCACAAGACATTCAAACAGATGCTCTAGAGGTTAGTGGCAAATACGGTCCTACCACAGTTGTCCTGGTCAGATCAAAATCTCTGGTTAACAAGTCCCTACCAATGGTGTTTTATACTCATGGTGGTGGGTATATGATGGACAG ACTCTAA
- a CDS encoding hypothetical protein (EggNog:ENOG41): MNSKTLISVLACLSVGVSAGPCKPVTSHATQVTSATTELSTSIDVTTTISASEAASTTELSSQATEASTTEDSTTEIATTTTVADATTKAATTTTEEATTTTGAAQCPTPSACNNLGFDWAYYSNPAQNTDTTYSNFVPQSFKLATPSYIGTTRQIGGLFQPSSGAQAGPIYGSTTDLALDYFALNHHGYLYSCDAGTYKFDIPYANDAVYLWIGQYAYASWSSNNANAKALYNQPDHIAGSAHFEIDLPAGQYIPIRFVYGQAQYGGGFTFTVAAPNGQVLVGNDVTASPYIVRNSCDGILAPAYLPFGQEF; this comes from the coding sequence ATGAACTCCAAGACACTCATTAGCGTGCTGGCTTGTCTCAGCGTCGGTGTTTCTGCCGGACCTTGCAAGCCAGTTACTTCTCATGCTACTCAAGTCACTTCCGCAACGACTGAACTCTCTACGTCGATTGACGTGACCACCACCATTTCTGCATCCGAAGCCGCTTCTACCACCGAGTTGAGCTCTCAGGCAACTGAGGCCTCTACTACTGAGGACTCTACGACTGAGATCGCAACGACAACTACCGTTGCTGATGCCACCACCAAGGCCGCTACCACTACCACCGAGgaagcaacaacaacgacTGGTGCGGCACAATGCCCTACGCCCTCGGCTTGCAACAACCTTGGCTTTGACTGGGCATACTACAGCAACCCTGCTCAAAACACCGACACGACCTACTCCAACTTCGTCCCCCAGTCCTTCAAGCTAGCCACTCCCAGTTATATCGGCACGACCCGCCAGATCGGTGGCCTCTTCCAGCCCAGCAGCGGCGCCCAAGCAGGTCCAATCTACGGCTCTACAACCGATCTTGCTCTCGATTACTTCGCCCTAAACCATCATGGTTATCTCTACAGTTGCGATGCCGGTACCTACAAGTTCGATATCCCATACGCCAACGATGCAGTGTACCTTTGGATCGGTCAATACGCGTACGCTAGCTGGAGCTCcaacaatgccaatgccaaggCTCTGTATAACCAGCCTGATCACATTGCTGGTAGCGCACACTTTGAGATTGATCTCCCCGCTGGCCAATACATTCCCATCCGATTTGTTTATGGTCAGGCTCAGTATGGCGGTGGCTTTACCTTCACGGTTGCAGCGCCTAATGGACAGGTTCTCGTCGGTAATGACGTTACTGCCAGCCCATACATTGTTCGCAACTCTTGTGATGGCATTCTGGCACCGGCTTATTTACCTTTCGGCCAGGAGTTTTAA